The following are encoded together in the Streptococcus oralis genome:
- the aroC gene encoding chorismate synthase, with amino-acid sequence MRYLTAGESHGPRLTAIIEGIPAGLPLTAEDINGDLKRRQGGYGRGGRMKIESDQVVFTSGVRHGKTTGAPITMDVINKDHQKWLDIMSAEDIEDRLKSKRKITHPRPGHADLVGGIKYRFDDLRNSLERSSARETTMRVAVGAVAKRLLAELDMEIANHVVVFGGKEIDVPENLTVAEIKERAAQSEVSIVNQEREQEIKDYIDQIKRDGDTIGGVVETVVGGVPVGLGSYVQWDRKLDARLAQAVVSINAFKGVEFGLGFEAGYRKGSQVMDEILWSKEDGYTRRTNNLGGFEGGMTNGQPIVVRGVMKPIPTLYKPLMSVDIETHEPYKATVERSDPTALPAAGVVMEAVVATVLAQEILEKFSSDNLEELKEAVAKHRDYTKNY; translated from the coding sequence ATGAGATATTTAACTGCAGGAGAATCACACGGTCCTCGTCTGACGGCTATCATTGAAGGAATTCCCGCTGGACTTCCTTTGACAGCTGAGGATATTAATGGAGACCTTAAACGCCGTCAGGGTGGCTACGGTCGTGGTGGCCGTATGAAGATTGAGAGTGACCAGGTTGTCTTTACTTCGGGCGTTCGTCACGGGAAGACGACAGGGGCTCCGATTACCATGGATGTCATCAATAAGGACCACCAAAAATGGCTGGATATCATGTCTGCAGAAGACATCGAAGACCGCCTCAAAAGCAAGCGGAAAATCACTCATCCTCGTCCAGGTCATGCCGATTTGGTTGGGGGCATCAAGTACCGTTTTGATGACTTACGAAATTCCTTGGAGAGGTCATCTGCCCGTGAAACCACCATGCGAGTTGCTGTTGGGGCAGTAGCCAAACGTCTCTTAGCTGAATTGGATATGGAGATTGCCAACCATGTCGTGGTCTTTGGTGGCAAGGAAATCGATGTACCTGAAAATCTGACAGTGGCTGAGATTAAGGAACGAGCTGCCCAGTCTGAAGTTTCTATTGTCAACCAAGAGCGAGAACAAGAAATCAAGGACTATATTGACCAAATCAAACGTGACGGTGATACCATCGGTGGGGTTGTAGAGACAGTCGTCGGAGGCGTTCCAGTTGGCCTTGGATCCTATGTTCAATGGGACAGAAAATTAGATGCGCGATTGGCCCAAGCAGTTGTCTCTATCAATGCCTTTAAAGGGGTGGAATTTGGTCTCGGCTTTGAAGCTGGTTACCGCAAAGGCAGCCAGGTTATGGATGAAATTCTCTGGTCTAAAGAAGACGGCTATACTCGCCGTACCAACAATCTAGGTGGTTTTGAAGGTGGTATGACCAATGGGCAACCAATTGTTGTTCGTGGAGTTATGAAACCCATTCCTACTCTTTATAAACCTCTTATGAGTGTGGATATCGAGACGCATGAACCCTATAAGGCAACCGTGGAGAGAAGTGATCCGACCGCTCTTCCAGCAGCAGGTGTGGTCATGGAAGCTGTTGTGGCAACGGTTCTGGCACAAGAAATCCTTGAAAAATTCTCATCAGATAATCTTGAAGAATTAAAAGAGGCAGTTGCCAAGCACCGAGACTATACAAAGAACTATTAA